A stretch of DNA from Kazachstania africana CBS 2517 chromosome 3, complete genome:
atctatttCGTGCTCATAGCAGCTTCTCTTCTCTCAACGACTTTTCTTATATACTTCAAAATAAAGATCGACAAACATCCATTCAGTACAATCCATGCACATAAAACACCATAATTTCTCCccattttccttttcgaAACATTCAGAAAAATGACTCTGTATATGTCAACAGCATTGTGTAGTGGCATCATATATCCGTAGCGATAGAATGGACTATCTAAAGCCATTGTGAACAAAGTTGGAGCTAGATTCAAAATAACGAAACTCAAAACCCATATACCTGTGAACTGTGGCCtatacaagaaaattaatccaataacattttcatttgccCCAGCAACTGCAAACATGAATAGCCAGGTCGACATCCAATAAACTATAAATCCCGCTTTCCCAAACGCCAATGTGAAATCAACGTGATAAATAGCACTGATCGTGCATATGAACAATGATAGAATAAATGCTGTAAAACAGGTAATCGACCATCTGTATATCAAAGCATGCCTCGGTTTAAGAATCCTCGCCATTCTAGCATGTACTGGCCcataaattaaaaattggaaGACTGTTAATGTCATTGTGTAGATAGCCCCAACCTGAGCAGGCCCATATAAAATACGATCATAAAACGGTCTATAATCTAGAAAATTAAACTTCATTATTGTTGCGAACGATAACTTCGTAGAATTTACTGGTGTTGGTAAAGTAATATTGCTTAAAAATCCAGGCAAATAGGTATTTGTATAATACTCTTGAAAACTTGTTTGCAAGCTTGTAATCAAAGGTAGCATAAACGATTTAATATTAATGGGATCACGCCCACTCTCGTATACTGACTCGAATAAATCTGTGGAATTAAAAGCTGGACTGTCATTTGTCGTCAATGAATCATACAGTCTTTCTGTGACATTTGGTTGGACATTAAAGGAAATAAagtatttttcatcataaaCTAAGCTGATGATTTTGGCATTGATTTCTTCGGTAGACTTAACGTTGTATTTGTCTTGAAAACTGCTTGTGTTGAATACATGCCATGTTCCAGGTAGTTGCGCTATCAGAGCGGGAAATATAGCGGTCATTGGCAATATAGAAGCATCTGGACTCACTATATCATCCTGGATTACTGCAAGTATCTTGGTCCTATAGTAGTAAT
This window harbors:
- the KAFR0C06258 gene encoding SNG1 family protein: MTDPVHIYHSSSSNEAGVRNRSRSSVTLNSIGGENNNSEVYPQVESEVLGHIMTQSNIVYRSNASLNSSVTSIAETEQHYIPSIANRQSSQEARAPDDSQSILSKVLTAAMPNLKQSKTSYWSPRLQDKRHQVVLRFLLTNMVLICFILTIFVLFWGATYNTAHYYYRTKILAVIQDDIVSPDASILPMTAIFPALIAQLPGTWHVFNTSSFQDKYNVKSTEEINAKIISLVYDEKYFISFNVQPNVTERLYDSLTTNDSPAFNSTDLFESVYESGRDPINIKSFMLPLITSLQTSFQEYYTNTYLPGFLSNITLPTPVNSTKLSFATIMKFNFLDYRPFYDRILYGPAQVGAIYTMTLTVFQFLIYGPVHARMARILKPRHALIYRWSITCFTAFILSLFICTISAIYHVDFTLAFGKAGFIVYWMSTWLFMFAVAGANENVIGLIFLYRPQFTGIWVLSFVILNLAPTLFTMALDSPFYRYGYMMPLHNAVDIYRVIFLNVSKRKMGRNYGVLCAWIVLNGCLSIFILKYIRKVVERREAAMSTK